A single genomic interval of Geotrypetes seraphini chromosome 1, aGeoSer1.1, whole genome shotgun sequence harbors:
- the LOC117359726 gene encoding uncharacterized protein LOC117359726, translated as MGMEKCYQQQQQKNVFQTQLLTANEQVWRTVFSDIIRAGHWLQIPSSGIRCEETLCQGYFTIYNVTKQSIMCKYIVMPLLIGSAPNQHFWTPTFYGQVIDMHNRTHDLTFCDNTLSGKVCKLQSAVYEPCLLQNTVNKCEWTIMPITYRYMVEIAPQVVCVVTDQPVIPGMAVPFSGCIHNISVLHWENDTFILTSDVDKDVAIIWNSTKWDVPNWDVNLTRFKNILTQSTKIQSAIQYLNQSIMAHQLTTTIAADSIVTIGSGIADATSHHWWDIFLGYSPSAKTTLDWIIHPLLIVVILVIILSIWNCYVAYGICCKQQKVMMVTYNTHC; from the exons ATGGGGATGGAGAAGTGCTACCA GcagcaacaacagaaaaatgtctttcaaacacaactTTTGACAGCAAATGAACAAGTGTGGAGGACCGTCTTTTCTGATATAATCCGTGCAGGCCATTGGCTACAAATACCTAGTTCGGGGATAAGGTGTGAGGAAACCCTATGTCAGGGATATTTTACCATTTACAATGTAACCAAACAGAGTATAATGTGTAAATACATAGTGATGCCTTTACTAATTGGGTCAGCTCCTAATCAACACTTTTGGACCCCCACCTTTTATGGACAGGTGATAGATATGCATAATCGTACTCATGATTTAACTTTTTGTGATAACACTTTAAGTggaaaagtttgtaaattacaatctGCTGTATATGAACCATGTTTATTGCAAAATACTGTAAACAAATGTGAATGGACTATTATGCCAATAACCTATAGGTATATGGTCGAAATAGCACCACAAGTAGTATGTGTAGTAACTGATCAACCAGTGATACCAGGAATGGCAGTGCCTTTTTCGGGATGTATTCATAACATTTCAGTATTACACTGGGAAAATGACACATTCATATTAACATCCGATGTAGATAAGGATGTAGCTATCATTTGGAATAGCACTAAATGGGATGTTCCAAATTGGGATGTAAATTTGACCAGATTTAAGAACATATTAACTCAATCAACCAAAATACAGAGTGCCATCCAATACCTAAATCAAAGTATTATGGCTCATCAGCTTACTACCACTATTGCAGCAGACTCGATAGTGACAATAGGGTCAGGAATAGCTGATGCTACTTCACATCATTGGTGGGATATATTTTTAGGATACTCACCTTCAGCCAAAACGACTCTGGATTGGATCATCCATCCTCTGTTAATAGTTGTTATTCTGGTAATAATTTTATCTATCTGGAATTGTTATGTGGCATATGGCATTTGTTGTAAACAACAAAAAGTGATGATGGTTACATACAACACTCATTgttaa